In Plasmodium brasilianum strain Bolivian I chromosome 12, whole genome shotgun sequence, the genomic window CCATTAAAGAGGGTATATCTGATAATACCTATAAACAAATAGCACACGATCATAAGTGCGAAAGTATAGAAGGTAACAATCCTAATAGAGTTAGTAAAATTAGGAAGAACATAcaaaatgatattttaaaatattatgatgataataaaaatattatcaaaaCAACTggtcatattttaaaagaacatTTAAATGATATCGTATTTATAAATCAAAAGAATAACTTCTACACTTATTTCTACAACTCCTTtccaatttttattaacaaatatGTGAGCCATATAAAGCAGATTCTCCCATTCTCTAATGATATGAATAGTAAACATAATGTCGAGGTAGAGGGAAAAGAAAACATGAACAAAAgtacacaaaaatataatgatcaGAGAGAAGTGAACAACCTTTTGTTTCTACTGCggtattataataaatataccaAGCAAGAAATAGAAGAggagaatatttttaattttataaaagagaAAGTAAATTGTCTGAACAATGCAACTGAAGTTTTAAGAAGTATAAAGGATAGcctttatataatgaatatgcaaaataaaaattggaCAAAACATGATAAAAGCGTAAAAAATgattgttttaattttaaaaaaatgaacgaaatatttcaaataataattaaccGAATTAATGACACAAAtgatgtatataaaaaaatagaactaTTATTGAACTTAACCAATATATGTGATAACACGTTTTGCTCTCCCACTATTTAtgaacatattaaaaaaaatatattatctatttATGAACACttagagaaaaaaacaaaaaagggaGTAGAAGAACAGTACGTTATGTTTTTGATATATAAGAACTTTTTATCATCAAAAAGtaagaaatatttagaaatGGACGTAAAGTATTATTTCATGGATcaattatctttttataatattttacaaaatgaaaatataaatatttgtttgttAAGTTTAATATATCGTGACTTGTCCTTTTTGAAGAACTATCAAGTAAAATACGTTCTCATGAATTTAGCTTTTtccaaaattaaaaattcgGATTTCTGCTCTCACTTAGATATCGAGGGGGGTATGGACAGTAGCGTTAGCATTAGCATTAGCGGAGGTGACAGTAGTGGCAGCAATAGTGGAAACAAGAGTATCCCAAGCAGCGGCTATGGAAAGAATTTCCCCTTGCAGAACAAACACTATGTACTGCATAACTCTCTGTTGACCTTTTTTTCAAACACGCTATTGAGGAACAATTTCTtctcctttttaaaaaaccaTTACctgaataatttttgtaacaCAATAAACTATGCAACAGATGTAAACatgatgaatataaataattatgtctTTTATAACATGTTAATATCAATAGTTCAGTTAAAGGAAACGCATACTAAGTGCTGTGAACTTTTACAAATcagtaaaatgaaatattttctacaaaataaaaggaatatttCCTTGTTTCACTTTAtgtgtaaaataaaagacgACACAAAACACCTGaatgattttattaaaaataatattgtgttctttacacaattttttgttaaacaaaaaatggcATTCCCGACGAAcacgtatttatatatattgaatgtATATTGTAGTTTCTTTCGTATGCTAAATAATGATGAGAATTATGCAGATggtaggaaaaaaaaaaaaatctacttagtgatattaaaaaaattgtgaattacttaataaatgaaatatatgcTAGTATAAATTTGTTTACACTTAAAGAGATTGTAACTTTAATTAGTTTAATTAATGAGCTGCCcaaaaattatacttttgACCTAAAAAATGAGTTTTCTTTTGATGATAAGAGAAATAACGGATATACTACAAAAGGACACACAGctcatttttatttgcataATATTTTAGATCTTAATTCTGAGGGGAGAGAAGCAAATGTGGGGAAAAAACCCAGCAAATCAGTTGAAAAAATGAACTTATCACCTGTACAAggcaataaaaataacgaaGAAGTTCAGTATTATCATAACGTAtcaaatgaaaacaaaataaagaataattattatgagaatgaaaaaagttttgaagaagaaaaaaaaaatgatgatgataTATTTACTGATAATATTTATCAACAAATTGGTggtagtaaaaaaaagaaggaggGTAATCTAGCTGGACATATAGATGTTATACACATGAATCCTTTAAGTAAGAGCAATTttaaggggaaaaaaaattctatgataataaatagaCACGATTTCACTATTTTAATATCGCGTGCCctttttaatgatatttgtgaagattttatttttaaaataaaaaaagaggaattctttttaataaaacaaaaatatatcactAGTCATGTTGATAccaacaataatatatatgaatatataattgaaCACCATTACAATTGTTTTCTGAACAATTCAGAATTTTATATAGATCagataagtaaaaaatatgatatattatcaATAGAGCAAATtatcaattattttattcttttcacCTATATAAGTGAGCTAGATGTATCTCAGTTGTATTCATTAATTAAGGTCATGAtgacaataaataaatttcacCCATTCgttgatttttttatttcaaaacaTATTGAAGGATTATTACTAAAGAGGTGGAGAGAACAAGGAAAACAGGAAGAACAAGCAACATATGAGaggaatataatatatagtacTTATGATGGgataaaatatacacaaaGAGAATTTACAGACACCTATTTAGATGATTATATTGCAAATATTAAAGaaggaaataaagaaaacagTTTTGAAAATCTTGTAAAAATGGATAACTTCAACCATAGAGAGAATTCTGATTGCACGTCTGAATATTGCCCATCTCACAGTAACAAACATTTTGATGAAATGAACTTAAACACACATACAATGTATGCTTCACATTTTGAAAATTGTTATTATGATTATGACGATCTTACAAGTACGGTAAATCTTTTTTTAGCACTGGAcccaaaaacaaaaacaaggGACACTATTGCGAAATATTTACAAACATATGttgattataaaaatgtaaatattttaaaagttgaTCTGAgttattttcttttgaaaAGCGATCAAGAAAAAGAGGACAAGAGGAGTAGAAGATACAGCGAGATGTGCATTTCGAGCGAACAAATAGTAACACTTAAAAATACCTTAATAAATGGGGTGCCGAATGAGTTGTTATTACATTGCGAAAATGGAAATTCATTATTTGGCACTGTTAACGAAACTGTAGATAGTGAAGCAGGAAAAAATTGGCATAATGGTGCAACTGCTAAAAGAAGCAGTCTCGAGGAAGCGGAAAAAATAAGAGCAGCGCGTGAGCATCCCCTACACAATGACGTCATATACAATGTAGTAGTAGACAGGCTGAAATATGAtattaacttaaaaaattatttattaaatatagatTATGTAAATGAGAATAAAGAAGAGATAAAACATTTtcttgaaaaagaaattatttcgTTAAACAGTATAACCAgacttttaaattatgtaagTATATTAAATGACGATGGGAAATACATGAAATTACTAACATTAGCcataaaagatataattcTATGTAGACACGAAATAGTGGAAGTAAACACATTCAGAATGTTAACTACTGTTCTGTTAAGTGTTAAACAATTTTAtcaaagtatatatatatcatcgGAGTACTCATATTTAagtatgtttataaaatattatgttcgAGCAATGGGAaatttttcccctttttttaccattcaagacatttttcctatttttcaagtttttataaaatatgatttaacaaaaaattatttgaaatatttaattattttaaataaagaattaaataaaatcaatattagaaattttaatttctaccttgttcatattattttatatttttattccaaattaaaatatataaatgaaaattttatttccaATTTATTGGAGGTATATGTAACTTCATTACatcaatatataaataatatgaataaggAAATCATTcaaaatttgataaaaacaaatgaattattaatatccttgagtattaaaaataaagaaattattcACTTAAATTATCTCTTAATACAAAAGTATGGGAATTACACAAGCGAATTTGACACACACTCAAATTCAAATGTTGACGATGACCTAGTTAAACTGTATGAAAATGAAGACAAGAAAAAGTTCCTTAGTGAGGAGAATGTCAATACACATATTCCAACTGCTACTGTTCTTAGCGGCAATAGTAGGGACGACTTTGTAAATGGGTTTTGCGAAAATGATAAAAGAGGACAACAAATGGAATATGTAAACGAATTGGATAAACAGgcaagaaaagaaaattcatTCATTGAAAATTCATCAATTGCATATGCACCCAGTGGATACTCTACTAGTAGTAATATCCACACTGACAATATTTCTACTGAAAAGAGAAAGCGAAGTACCATCGAAAGTGGTGTTAATGCAATACATAGAGAAGAGAAGAAAGTCTATACTCATTTTGTAAAACAAAccattgaaaataaaaacgcAGATGAAGATTATACTTTTTTGCCTGACCGAGTAAGCAGCAATGATAATGCTTCAGAAGATAACATCACAGAAATAAATCTCGTCACCCCTAAATTCGAGTTGTCACTTGTCCATaagttaaatataatatactttttatgcaaatttcatttttataatgatttgataaaaaattattatatgcaattaataaatgaattcttaaacaataaaaaaaacatgaatataaatgatgaggattattgtaaattatatgagatatatgtatatgttattatgaacttttactttctttcctttaacaaaaataataaatatattaattacattttaacCAATTTACCTTGTTATTATTGGTATAAaagagaagaagaaaaattaaatttatttacatcaTCCAACGAgtataatgatattaaaaatattcttaaattgctaaatataaattttctcACACCTACATTAAccgaaatttattttattcatttctttAATGATGTGAAGAAAGCAAAATACTTCTTTGACATTCCTGAAAACGTTTTGCATTTgtatcaaaaatataatatagttaTCGATGATATAAGGAATAAGAGCATTTCCATTTTATGCATCCCAGAGGAGAACGTATTACGGTTAGCATATATAaccattataaaaaaaaaaaaaaaaaaaaaatgaaaattttggCAGCATGAAATAGTCAAGATGACATTTTGTGAGTGGCAATAAGTTCATTAAATTTTGTGACGCGCATGACAAGttcatactttttatttataagccgttcgttttattatttatcagaaatttattttattattcacgtgaagttctttttattattcacgtgcagttctttttattattaacgtgcaatttgttttattatttacatgcagtttatttattattctcGCCCAATTCGTCtactgtttatttatttatcgcTCCCATTttatgttcattttattttatttttttttttttttttcacattttagGGATGAAAGTAGGGATAACAATGTCCTCATAAATGATagttattacatttttgagAATATTAAGAAAACGTATACAACttctttgttatttttaagcgaggtaataaaaatgaaagagaaaatatttttgcataaaaCACGCTCATATGTGTACACGTGAACagttatgtacgtatataatcatatatatcaatattatGCATGCATGTATGCAGCGCCAAAATGCCGTATTCCTACATACTTCCAAATACGTGCTCACATGTACCACAGAAATGCAAAATGTTCAGTGCTCACAAATGTAGacaaatatacacaaatgTGCACAAATGTGTACAAACGTAAACAAATATGcgcaaatatatgtaaatattctCAAATGGACAAAATTTAtgcttcttttattttttagtggAAAAACTTGAACACAGAGGAAAAGTGTGATTACATTCTTCGCATTTTGCATTCATCCCTAAACAGTTAGAAGACCCCacttatttattcattacaTATTTTCTGAAGTCTGTAAAGGTGTTACACATATGTtaatgcatatgtatatgtattgtaTAAATAAGACATGCATACGTGTTtcattatgtatacatgGTTTAGCGTTACGTgtgtgtatattatatttgtttaaacgATTGCAATCcatatgtaatttttgaaattgtACATTCTATAGAATTTTCATGTTGtgtttttttctcctttttaattttttccatttcttccATCTCCTTTGCTAAACCTCCCTCAAAAAAGGCTTCAACGCAcctgcattttttttttttttttttttttttttttatattatacatttcaaaatgaaaaaaagagttTAAGTATATGACCATGcttatgtatgtgtacaaAACGAAAATTGtacatttgttcattttattacCTTCTTTCCTCCATTTTGATTGGTTTGTAATCAAGAAAAGTTAACCTATTCAACGTATACACGAATAATTTTCtgtaatttttgtatttcacCAACTAAAAGAAAAGCagtgaatataaaaaaataaaaatatgcatatgatttgctataaatttaaatacgtaaaaaaatGGGGAAGTTGTAAagtagaaaaataataaaataagaaaatagaaaatggtaggagaaaaataaaaatatatcaatttttttttccccacaTAAGgtaagaattttattttacagtTATGCATTTGTATGATGTAAAATCGTTTGGCTAGATTTACATAAATTGgtgtatttttatgaatatatatatatatatatgtgtaagcGTGAATACATATTAGCCATTTatacgtatgtgtgtatggGATTATACGTAAATACATGCTTATGTATGTGTAACAGTTTCTCTTGTGTGTATTACTATGGGGTTGTTcatcaaatataaaatagacAGATTTTCCAAATGAGTCAAGTTATCCAGAATATCGTCATTTATTTGATTGTTgctaatatttaaaattgatATCTTTTTGTTCTCTCGTAAGTGTACAATATTTGAAGAGCCTTTACTTCCCAAACAATTGTTACTCAAATTTAAATCTTCTAAATTCTTTAAATTATCTGTAAATGGGAGagaggaataaaaaaagaagatatgcATTGGGAAAATGAAATACGATATTCCGCTCACCCAAAgatattatgaacaaaaaaaatatgaaaataaaataaaaatagaataaaataaaataaaaataaaataaaaataaaataaaaatagaataaaataaaataaaaataaaatagaataaaataaaataaaataaaaataaaataaaaatagaataaaataaaataaaaataaaataaaaataaaataaaaataaaataaaattaaataaagagtCGAGTAATAGGTTACCCAAATTTTCTATCTCACAAATATTGTTGTCTTCCAAATTCAATATTCTTAGCTTTTTCAAGGAGtgtaaattttcaattttggAAATTCGGTTACAGTTAAGGTatcttcataaaaaaatattgtaaaataaaaaaaacaaacaaataaataaatatgtcaACAAATAGctaaataaacaaacatatctacaaataaatgaattcaGAATTTCGCGAAAAGTGGTGCACC contains:
- a CDS encoding hypothetical protein (conserved Plasmodium protein), which codes for MKTTKFIIPRRNGTIKKKRNCFLLHSSRRCEHSRTAIKEGISDNTYKQIAHDHKCESIEGNNPNRVSKIRKNIQNDILKYYDDNKNIIKTTGHILKEHLNDIVFINQKNNFYTYFYNSFPIFINKYVSHIKQILPFSNDMNSKHNVEVEGKENMNKSTQKYNDQREVNNLLFLLRYYNKYTKQEIEEENIFNFIKEKVNCLNNATEVLRSIKDSLYIMNMQNKNWTKHDKSVKNDCFNFKKMNEIFQIIINRINDTNDVYKKIELLLNLTNICDNTFCSPTIYEHIKKNILSIYEHLEKKTKKGVEEQYVMFLIYKNFLSSKSKKYLEMDVKYYFMDQLSFYNILQNENINICLLSLIYRDLSFLKNYQVKYVLMNLAFSKIKNSDFCSHLDIEGGMDSSVSISISGGDSSGSNSGNKSIPSSGYGKNFPLQNKHYVLHNSLLTFFSNTLLRNNFFSFLKNHYLNNFCNTINYATDVNMMNINNYVFYNMLISIVQLKETHTKCCELLQISKMKYFLQNKRNISLFHFMCKIKDDTKHLNDFIKNNIVFFTQFFVKQKMAFPTNTYLYILNVYCSFFRMLNNDENYADEIVTLISLINELPKNYTFDLKNEFSFDDKRNNGYTTKGHTAHFYLHNILDLNSEGREANVGKKPSKSVEKMNLSPVQGNKNNEEVQYYHNVSNENKIKNNYYENEKSFEEEKKNDDDIFTDNIYQQIGGSKKKKEGNLAGHIDVIHMNPLSKSNFKGKKNSMIINRHDFTILISRALFNDICEDFIFKIKKEEFFLIKQKYITSHVDTNNNIYEYIIEHHYNCFLNNSEFYIDQISKKYDILSIEQIINYFILFTYISELDVSQLYSLIKVMMTINKFHPFVDFFISKHIEGLLLKRWREQGKQEEQATYERNIIYSTYDGIKYTQREFTDTYLDDYIANIKEGNKENSFENLVKMDNFNHRENSDCTSEYCPSHSNKHFDEMNLNTHTMYASHFENCYYDYDDLTSTVNLFLALDPKTKTRDTIAKYLQTYVDYKNVNILKVDLSYFLLKSDQEKEDKRSRRYSEMCISSEQIVTLKNTLINGVPNELLLHCENGNSLFGTVNETVDSEAGKNWHNGATAKRSSLEEAEKIRAAREHPLHNDVIYNVVVDRLKYDINLKNYLLNIDYVNENKEEIKHFLEKEIISLNSITRLLNYVSILNDDGKYMKLLTLAIKDIILCRHEIVEVNTFRMLTTVLLSVKQFYQSIYISSEYSYLSMFIKYYVRAMGNFSPFFTIQDIFPIFQVFIKYDLTKNYLKYLIILNKELNKINIRNFNFYLVHIILYFYSKLKYINENFISNLLEVYVTSLHQYINNMNKEIIQNLIKTNELLISLSIKNKEIIHLNYLLIQKYGNYTSEFDTHSNSNVDDDLVKLYENEDKKKFLSEENVNTHIPTATVLSGNSRDDFVNGFCENDKRGQQMEYVNELDKQARKENSFIENSSIAYAPSGYSTSSNIHTDNISTEKRKRSTIESGVNAIHREEKKVYTHFVKQTIENKNADEDYTFLPDRVSSNDNASEDNITEINLVTPKFELSLVHKLNIIYFLCKFHFYNDLIKNYYMQLINEFLNNKKNMNINDEDYCKLYEIYVYVIMNFYFLSFNKNNKYINYILTNLPCYYWYKREEEKLNLFTSSNEYNDIKNILKLLNINFLTPTLTEIYFIHFFNDVKKAKYFFDIPENVLHLYQKYNIVIDDIRNKSISILCIPEENVLRDESRDNNVLINDSYYIFENIKKTYTTSLLFLSEWKNLNTEEKCDYILRILHSSLNS
- a CDS encoding leucine-rich repeat protein; the encoded protein is MDCVLSNQEIKKIVERNEAYYSVIELNDVLYLNNKFYRKIESLQNLQNLKTLYLNNNALESICGLDCCVNLIALYLNCNRISKIENLHSLKKLRILNLEDNNICEIENLDNLKNLEDLNLSNNCLGSKGSSNIVHLRENKKISILNISNNQINDDILDNLTHLENLSILYLMNNPILVKYKNYRKLFVYTLNRLTFLDYKPIKMEERRCVEAFFEGGLAKEMEEMEKIKKEKKTQHENSIECTISKITYGLQSFKQI